The nucleotide window TCCGAAACCAGATAAAATTTTAATTAAAGAATCCTTGAGCATGGAAATTGAAAGAGCCTTGGATACCCTAAGCGAAAAGGAAGGAGACGTAATCAGAATGAATTTTGGCTTAAACAACCAACCACCAATGACCCTCGATGAAATTGGCAAGACTTTTGATCTCACCAGAGAGCGTGTCCGACAAATTAGAGAGAAAGGTATTAGACGCCTGAGACACACCACAAAAAGTAGAATTTTAAAGACCTATTTAGGTTAATTATTAATAAAAAAGGAAGGAATATTTAATGTTAAAAATTATTGTTAAAGACGGTGAAAGTATTGAAAGAGCCCTAAAAAGGTATAAGAGAAAACATCGCAATGTTAAAGTGATGCAGAATCTTAGGGAAAACCAACACTTCACCAAAAAATCTGTTAAACGAAGAAGAGAAATTCAAAAGGCCGCTTACATACAAGGTTTGCGGGATGACGAAAATCTATAAACATATAAAAGGCTCGCGCAAAGCGGGCCTTTTAGTTTATTTCTATTGAAACATATAGTCCTTCGGACGAGCGCACATTAAAAACTGTATTATCTTCGAAGATTAGATATTGCCCTTTTATCCCCATTAATTTGCCTTTGAATTGTTGAGACTTCTCCAGGTTTAAAGAATTTAATTTAGTGGGATATCTCAAAACAGGGAAATGGATATTTGTTTCAGAATTGTTAGAAATGAAATAACTTTTTACCTCCTCTGGAATATATTTCTCCAAATTATCGCGCCACTCAACCAAATTTTCATCTTTAATTTCATTTTTTAGCATTGTCCTCCAATTGGTTTTGTCACTTACATGATCTTTTAAGGCTACTTCGGTAATTCCAGCCAAATATCTATTAGGAACTTCAACAATTTCAATTGCTTCATGCGCACCTTGATCGATCCATCTGGTTGGTACTTGACTGCGCCTAGTGACACCAACTTTTACATTACTTGAGTTTGCCAGGTACACTATGTGAGGCTGAAGTTGAACTTTCTTTTCATACTCAAGATCTCGATCCTCCTGACCCAAATGTGCTTTACTCAATTCTGGTTTCATAATCCATTCCGCAGCCTGTGGAATCTCAAAAAAGCAACTTCTGCAATAACCTTGACGATAAATAGGTTTATCTAATCCACAATTTAGACACTGATAATGCAAAAATCTAAACTCCATTTCCTTTTCCAAAACCTGATTTAAATTGATAAAATCAGACTCAAAAATCAAATAATAATTGATCGGATCGGTAAATTCAGTTTCCATTTTCCGAAGAACACCTTCATATTTCATCCTGCAAGAATTTTGTATGTAATTTGAAAGGTTAAAAATACAACTATCAATAATAGTGTATTCGCCTTTGCAGAATTTTCAAAGGAAAAAAAATTAGTATTTTTAATTTTCAAAGAACTAGGTCCATGGCATTCCCATTTGTTAACTCAATTGCTTCGTGGTTTCTTAAGAAGAGATTTCACCAAATTGAATTGTTTTTAAAGTACCCCAATGAGGTGCAGAATGAAATTTTGATGGATTTAATTCAAATTGCCAAAGACACCGAAATCGGAAGAAAATACGATTTTCAATCAATCCATAACTATCATACTTTTAGGGAAAGGGTGCCAATTTCATCCTATGAGGAATGTCAACCATTAATTGAGCGATCTAGACGAGGCGAATCTAACATTTTTTGGCCTGAACCAATAAAATGGTTTGCCAAATCTAGCGGTACCACAAATGCAAAGAGCAAATTTATTCCAGTTAGCGAGGCATCTCTAGAGGATTGCCATTACGCCGCAAGTAAAGATTTACTCTGTATGTATTTGAATAATAATGAGGACTCTCAATTATTTACAGGAAAAAGCCTCCGCCTTGGCGGAAGTAAGGAATTGTATGAAGAAAATGGAACCGTTTTTGGCGACCTTTCTGCAATATTGATTGACAACATGCCATTTTGGGCCGAATTTAGCAGTACTCCCTGCAACCGTGTTTCCTTAATGAGTGATTGGGAAACCAAAATGAAAGCTATTGTTGAAGAGACAATACAAGAAAACGTTACCAGTTTAGCCGGTGTACCGTCTTGGATGCTGGTATTGTTAAATAGCGTCTTAGATTATACCGGGAAATCTTCATTACTAGACATCTGGCCAAATCTTGAGGTGTATTTTCATGGAGGCGTAAGTTTTGTACCCTACCGTGACCAGTATCTTAAGATTTTCCCTAAAGAAAGTTTTAGATATTATGAAATCTACAATGCATCAGAGGGATTTTTTGCCATACAAGATCAAAACAATTCCTCAGATTTATTGTTAATGTTAGATTATGGGATTTTCTATGAATTTATTGATATGGAATCCTATGGAACAAACAACCAAAAGGTGGTGACTCTAGACGGTGTGAAAGTAGGAAAAAATTATGCAGTTGTTATCACTACTAATTCTGGCTTATGGCGGTATAAAATTGGTGACACTGTTAAGTTTATGTCTGTGAAACCATATAGAATAAGGGTTTCTGGCCGAACAAAGCACCACATAAACGTATTTGGGGAAGAGCTCATAATCGAGAATACCGAAGAAGCTTTAAAACGGGTTTGTCGCATAACTAATGCCGAAATAGTGGATTATACTGTTGCACCCATATTTATGAGTACAGATAAAACTGGTACCCATGAATGGTTAATTGAGTTTAAAAAACCTCCTGAAAACCTCACCCAATTTACGGCAGAGCTAGACTTTGCATTACAAACTCTAAACTCAGACTATGAGGCAAAGCGATATAATAATATGACGCTTGAACTTCCAAAAATAAATATTGCCGAACCGAAATTATTTTACAATTGGCTAAAAAAGCAAAATAAACTTGGAGGACAACATAAAGTTCCACGCTTATCTAATTCTAGAGATTATTTGGAGGAATTACTGTACTTAAATGGACAACTACATACTGCTGATTAACGGAAAAAATTGCAGTAGCTTATTTTTAAACGACTTTAATTTATTCTTTGTCTAATATTGCCTTTGGTAATTTTATTCTTACAAAAATGCATCTATATTTACAAAGCAATCGAGAAAACACTGACCGATTCGCTCCAAAAAATACTTACATCCCGATGTAATTATTAGTTAATCAATCCAACATATTCTTAATAAAAAAACCACTCAAATTGAGTGGTTTCTTTTTTTTATCTTTTACCGTTTAAGACACAGCTTTTAATTTTTTAAGGGTTGTTTTCGAAAGCTTTTCTTCCGCATACTCTTTATCAACCTTCAATGTCTTAACATCACTACTTGGTAGCTCAAACATTGCATCTGTTAGAACCTCTTCACATAAAGACCTTAAACCTCTAGCTCCCAATTTATATTCAATAGCCTTTTCAACTATATAATTTAAAGCTCCTTCAGAAATGGTAAACTGAATGCCATCCATATCAAACAACTTCTTGTATTGCTTAATAATTGCATTTTTTGGTTCAGTTAGAATAGCCCTTAATGTATCCGCATCCAAAGGATCCATATAGGTTAAAACAGGTAAACGACCAATGATTTCTGGAATTAAACCATAATCTTTTAAATCTTTAGGAATTATATATTGCAGTAGGTTTGAAGAGTCAATTCTTTCATCATCATGCGCAGCCTTATAACCTATAGCCGCCATATTAAGTCTTTTCGAAATTATTTTCTCAATACCGTCAAAAGCACCG belongs to Aegicerativicinus sediminis and includes:
- the rpsU gene encoding 30S ribosomal protein S21, yielding MLKIIVKDGESIERALKRYKRKHRNVKVMQNLRENQHFTKKSVKRRREIQKAAYIQGLRDDENL
- a CDS encoding GH3 auxin-responsive promoter family protein, with amino-acid sequence MAFPFVNSIASWFLKKRFHQIELFLKYPNEVQNEILMDLIQIAKDTEIGRKYDFQSIHNYHTFRERVPISSYEECQPLIERSRRGESNIFWPEPIKWFAKSSGTTNAKSKFIPVSEASLEDCHYAASKDLLCMYLNNNEDSQLFTGKSLRLGGSKELYEENGTVFGDLSAILIDNMPFWAEFSSTPCNRVSLMSDWETKMKAIVEETIQENVTSLAGVPSWMLVLLNSVLDYTGKSSLLDIWPNLEVYFHGGVSFVPYRDQYLKIFPKESFRYYEIYNASEGFFAIQDQNNSSDLLLMLDYGIFYEFIDMESYGTNNQKVVTLDGVKVGKNYAVVITTNSGLWRYKIGDTVKFMSVKPYRIRVSGRTKHHINVFGEELIIENTEEALKRVCRITNAEIVDYTVAPIFMSTDKTGTHEWLIEFKKPPENLTQFTAELDFALQTLNSDYEAKRYNNMTLELPKINIAEPKLFYNWLKKQNKLGGQHKVPRLSNSRDYLEELLYLNGQLHTAD
- a CDS encoding DUF2797 domain-containing protein, yielding MKYEGVLRKMETEFTDPINYYLIFESDFINLNQVLEKEMEFRFLHYQCLNCGLDKPIYRQGYCRSCFFEIPQAAEWIMKPELSKAHLGQEDRDLEYEKKVQLQPHIVYLANSSNVKVGVTRRSQVPTRWIDQGAHEAIEIVEVPNRYLAGITEVALKDHVSDKTNWRTMLKNEIKDENLVEWRDNLEKYIPEEVKSYFISNNSETNIHFPVLRYPTKLNSLNLEKSQQFKGKLMGIKGQYLIFEDNTVFNVRSSEGLYVSIEIN